From Vitis vinifera cultivar Pinot Noir 40024 chromosome 14, ASM3070453v1, a single genomic window includes:
- the LOC100246438 gene encoding transcription factor BIM2, with translation MVKPTRSHQEEEEDDDEDIIARNDPSSLKGDLAMRADGRSVDQKVSAHRSKHSATEQRRRSKINERFQILRDLIPQNDQKRDKASFLLEVIEYIQFLQEKLNMYEGSYQGWSQEPTKLMPWRNRGPVENFMDHSQVIKNGSGHENNVAVTPATLVNAQNPVESDFGTAAAYNVMDNTPGPASQAVPLNMPLQTNMFTHVGRSDIPTQSLHGSVSDVENIASQPLPHFSHGRPCTTDCAVPSNTVNEPEELTIESGTVSISSAYSQGLLNSLTQALQSSGVDLSQASISVQIDIGKRANKGLNATTSNAKDYENPSPSNRTMAHSGFRSSSEDSDQAHKRLRTDTS, from the exons ATGGTGAAGCCTACAAGGAGTCATCAGGAAGAGGAGGAAGACGACGATGAAGACATCATTGCTAGGAACGACCCCTCTTCGCTAAAAG GGGATTTGGCGATGAGGGCAGACGGGAGAAGTGTCGATCAAAAGGTGAGCGCGCACCGGTCTAAGCATTCGGCGACGGAGCAGCGCCGGAGGAGCAAGATTAATGAGAG ATTTCAGATTTTAAGAGATCTCATTCCTCAAAATGACCAGAAAAGAGATAAGGCTTCATTTTTATTAGAG GTCATAGAATACATTCAGTTTTTACAAGAAAAGTTAAATATGTACGAGGGATCATACCAAGGATGGAGTCAGGAACCCACAAAGTTGATGCCATGG AGAAATCGTGGGCCTGTAGAAAATTTTATGGATCATTCTCAAGTCATAAAGAATGGCTCTGGTCATGAGAATAATGTTGCTGTCACCCCTGCAACCCTTGTGAATGCACAAAACCCAGTGGAATCCGACTTTGGCACTGCTGCTGCATATAATGTAATGGATAATACCCCTGGGCCAGCAAGTCAAGCAGTTCCCCTGAACATGCCACTGCAAACTAATATGTTCACTCATGTTGGGAGGAGTGACATACCTACACAGTCATTGCATGGATCTGTTTCTGATGTTGAGAACATTGCTTCCCAGCCCTTACCTCACTTCTCCCACGGTAGACCGTGTACAACTGACTGTGCTGTCCCAAGCAATACAGTGAATGAACCAGAGGAGCTGACAATTGAAAGTGGAACAGTTAGCATCTCAAGTGCCTACTCTCAAGG GTTGTTGAATTCACTAACCCAGGCGCTGCAATCTTCCGGCGTGGATTTGTCACAGGCTAGCATCTCAGTACAGATTGATATTGGGAAACGAGCAAATAAAGGACTGAATGCAACAACATCAAATGCAAAG GATTATGAAAACCCATCTCCTAGTAATCGAACAATGGCACATTCGGGGTTTAGGAGCAGCAGTGAGGATTCTGATCAAGCTCACAAGAGGCTCAGAACAGACACAAGCTAG
- the LOC100251581 gene encoding rhamnogalacturonan I rhamnosyltransferase 1, producing MCRVEELEWEMGAKSRVEKLKNVMVCRSRMKVWMMRGMTSVLVWTCVVQLMALEETWGPRLLKGWPSCFSHSDLSSSLQLSPAPPKLVLPPKRVYKNNGYLMISCNGGLNQMRAAICDMVAIARFLNVTLIVPELDKASFWADPSEFQDIFDIDHFIASLRDEVRILKELPPRLKTRVELGMFYSLPPVSWSNISYYLHQILPLVQKHKVVHLNKTDARLANNGLPLEIQKLRCRVNFNALRFTSQIEELGRRVVRILREKGPFLVLHLRYEMDMLAFSGCTHGCNDKEAEELTRMRYAYPWWKEKIIDSKVKRREGLCPLTPEETGLILSALGIDRNVQIYIAAGQIYGGERRMATLATAFPNLVRKETLLEPSDLRFFQNHTSQMAALDYLVSLESDIFVPTYDGNMAKVVEGHRRFLGFKKTIQLDRRLLVNLVDEYKNGSLSWDEFSSTVKEAHAYRVGSPSRRVVIPDRPKEEDYFYSNPHECLQLLDEPL from the exons ATGTGCAGAGTGGAGGAGCTGGAGTGGGAAATGGGGGCCAAAAGTAGAGTGGAGAAGTTGAAGAATGTGATGGTGTGTAGGTCGAGAATGAAGGTGTGGATGATGAGGGGGATGACCAGTGTGTTGGTCTGGACTTGTGTTGTGCAGTTGATGGCATTGGAGGAGACTTGGGGACCCAGGTTGTTGAAGGGCTGGCCTTCTTGTTTCTCTCACTCCGATTTGTCTTCGTCTCTGCAATTGTCTCCGGCTCCGCCCAAGCTTGTTCTTCCACCAAAAA GGGTTTATAAGAATAATGGCTATCTTATGATTTCTTGCAATGGAGGTCTGAACCAAATGCGAGCAGCA ATCTGTGATATGGTTGCTATTGCCAGATTTTTGAATGTCACTCTAATTGTTCCAGAGTTGGATAAAGCCTCCTTTTGGGCTGATCCAAG TGAGTTCCAAGACATTTTTGACATTGATCACTTCATCGCATCATTGAGAGACGAAGTTCGGATATTGAAAGAGCTACCACCCAGGCTGAAGACAAGAGTTGAGTTGGGAATGTTTTATTCATTGCCACCTGTTAGTTGGTCTAACATTTCCTACTACCTGCATCAG ATTCTTCCTCTGGTGCAAAAGCACAAAGTTGTACATTTGAATAAAACCGATGCTCGTCTTGCTAATAATGGGCTGCCATTAGAGATTCAGAAGTTGCGCTGCCGAGTAAATTTTAATGCTCTGAGATTCACTTCCCAGATAGAGGAATTGGGCAGAAGGGTTGTCAGGATTCTGAGGGAAAAGGGCCCTTTCCTGGTTCTTCATCTCAGATATGAAATGGACATGTTGGCTTTCTCTGGCTGTACTCATGGTTGCAATGATAAGGAGGCAGAAGAATTAACAAGAATGAG ATATGCTTACCCCTGgtggaaggaaaaaataatagattccAAAGTGAAAAGAAGAGAAGGCCTGTGCCCTTTGACACCTGAGGAAACTGGTCTAATATTGAGTGCACTGGGTATCGATCGTAATGTTCAAATTTATATTGCTGCTGGACAAATATATGGTGGAGAAAGAAGAATGGCAACTTTGGCAACAGCTTTTCCTAATTTG GTTCGAAAGGAGACACTTTTGGAACCCTCAGACTTAAGGTTTTTCCAGAACCACACATCCCAGATGGCAGCATTGGATTATCTTGTCTCCCTGGAGAGTGATATTTTTGTTCCAACGTATGATGGAAACATGGCTAAAGTTGTTGAAGGCCACCGCAG ATTCTTAGGCTTCAAGAAGACCATCCAATTGGACAGAAGGCTTCTCGTCAATTTAGTAGATGAATACAAGAATGGGTCATTGAGCTGGGATGAGTTCTCCTCTACTGTTAAGGAAGCTCATGCATACCGCGTGGGGAGCCCCAGCAGACGGGTTGTGATCCCAGATAGACCAAAGGAAGAAGATTATTTCTATTCCAATCCGCACGAGTGTTTGCAACTGTTAGATGAACCATTATGA